The Pseudomonas azadiae genome contains a region encoding:
- a CDS encoding REP-associated tyrosine transposase → MRPTPQTHRLRHGRYSEHGRSYLITVVVHHRQRLFTDLFLGRLLVAEFRQVHEIGLVDSMAWVIMPDHIHWLFELKQQTLGDVVRRIKSRSTLTINRRRRSKERVWQPGYHDRAVSAEDDIRTMARYIIANPLRAGLVERVGDYALWDAAWL, encoded by the coding sequence TTGCGCCCAACACCTCAAACCCACCGTCTGCGTCACGGTCGTTACTCGGAGCACGGACGTAGCTACCTCATCACCGTTGTCGTTCATCACCGCCAGCGTTTGTTTACCGACCTGTTCCTGGGTCGCCTGCTGGTTGCAGAGTTTCGGCAGGTTCATGAAATTGGCCTGGTCGATTCCATGGCCTGGGTGATCATGCCCGATCACATCCATTGGCTGTTTGAGCTGAAACAACAGACATTGGGCGACGTCGTTCGGCGTATCAAATCGCGCAGTACGCTGACGATTAACAGGCGTCGCCGAAGCAAAGAACGGGTCTGGCAGCCCGGTTATCACGATAGGGCTGTGAGTGCGGAAGATGATATTCGTACGATGGCGCGCTACATCATTGCAAACCCGTTGCGCGCTGGCCTGGTTGAGCGAGTGGGCGACTACGCGTTATGGGACGCCGCCTGGCTCTGA
- a CDS encoding Lrp/AsnC family transcriptional regulator: MEGQVKLDRIDISILVELQKDGRMTNVSLADAVGLSASPCLQRVKRLESAGYISSYKAHLNLAKITDSVTVFTEITLSDHKREDFAKFESNIRLVDEVLECHLISGGYDYLVRFMTRSIQHYQEVVESLLDKNIGISKYFSYIVIKSPVLKDGVPLRKLLRH, from the coding sequence ATGGAAGGGCAAGTCAAGCTGGACCGGATCGACATCAGCATTCTGGTCGAACTGCAAAAAGACGGCCGGATGACCAATGTCAGCCTCGCCGACGCCGTGGGCCTGTCCGCCAGCCCGTGCCTGCAGCGGGTCAAGCGGCTGGAATCGGCAGGCTATATCTCCAGCTACAAGGCGCACTTGAACCTTGCCAAGATTACCGATTCGGTCACGGTGTTTACCGAGATCACCCTCAGCGACCACAAGCGCGAAGACTTCGCCAAGTTCGAATCCAACATCCGCCTGGTCGACGAAGTTCTTGAATGCCACCTGATCAGCGGCGGCTACGATTACCTGGTGCGCTTCATGACCCGCAGCATCCAGCACTACCAGGAAGTGGTCGAAAGCCTGCTGGACAAGAACATCGGTATTTCCAAGTACTTCAGCTATATCGTGATCAAATCCCCGGTGCTCAAGGACGGCGTGCCGCTGCGCAAGTTGCTGCGGCATTGA
- a CDS encoding aldo/keto reductase has product MQYRQLGHSGLLVSEIILGTVPFGGRAEFEQCGSVDVPQARRMFDIAFDAGVNMVDTADLYSHGLAEEVVGQALGDKRNEILLATKGRSPVDKNPNNSGSSRYHLIRACEASLKRLGTDHIDLYQLHNWDGMTPIEETLEALRLLVGSGKIRYFGTSNFTAWQMMKTLGKAELHGMLKPITQQIYYTPESREAEYELLPLALDQHVGTLVWGPMGEGLLTGSTRRGHKPPANTRQGSGWPEPYVHDQERALDIIETLASVGDEHGVSVARTCLAWLKDRPGITSLIIGARTEAHLRDNLAATELKLTEEQSSRIEAVTRRQPLYPYWHRFTAGIDRFDPAEQPFLAEHQKTMDARKDK; this is encoded by the coding sequence ATGCAATACCGACAACTGGGCCATTCCGGCCTGCTGGTATCCGAAATCATCCTGGGTACCGTGCCCTTTGGCGGTCGCGCCGAATTTGAACAATGCGGATCGGTGGACGTCCCCCAAGCCAGGCGCATGTTCGACATCGCGTTCGACGCGGGTGTGAATATGGTCGACACCGCCGATCTCTACTCCCACGGGTTGGCCGAAGAAGTGGTCGGCCAGGCCCTGGGCGACAAGCGCAACGAGATCCTGCTGGCCACCAAAGGCCGCAGCCCCGTGGACAAGAACCCGAACAACTCCGGCTCATCGCGCTACCACTTGATTCGGGCGTGTGAAGCCAGTTTGAAACGCTTGGGCACCGACCATATCGACCTGTACCAACTGCACAATTGGGACGGCATGACGCCCATCGAGGAAACCCTCGAAGCGCTGCGGCTGCTGGTGGGCTCGGGCAAAATCCGCTATTTCGGCACCAGTAACTTTACCGCCTGGCAAATGATGAAAACCCTGGGCAAGGCCGAGCTGCACGGCATGCTCAAGCCCATCACCCAGCAGATCTACTACACCCCGGAATCCCGCGAGGCCGAGTATGAGTTGCTGCCGCTGGCGCTGGACCAGCACGTGGGCACCCTGGTGTGGGGGCCGATGGGCGAAGGTTTGTTGACCGGTTCGACCCGTCGCGGGCACAAGCCGCCCGCCAATACCCGCCAGGGCAGCGGCTGGCCGGAACCCTATGTGCATGACCAGGAGCGCGCGCTGGACATCATCGAGACCCTCGCCTCCGTCGGCGATGAGCACGGTGTCTCGGTTGCGCGCACCTGCCTGGCCTGGCTCAAGGATCGGCCGGGCATCACCTCGCTGATCATCGGCGCCCGCACCGAAGCGCACCTGCGCGACAACCTGGCGGCCACCGAACTGAAGCTGACCGAGGAGCAATCCTCGCGGATTGAAGCGGTGACACGACGCCAGCCGTTGTATCCGTACTGGCATCGATTCACCGCCGGGATCGACCGCTTCGACCCGGCGGAACAGCCGTTTCTGGCGGAGCATCAGAAGACCATGGATGCGCGTAAGGACAAGTAG
- a CDS encoding ABC transporter ATP-binding protein: MLQVHGVFKSYATPQGPLAVLAGVDLHLAERGSLALMGESGSGKSTLLHLVAGLDRVDGGSIQVGEQRLDALSETQLAHWRRTQIGLVFQQFNLIGSLRVEDNLAFQARLAGRFDRQWQAQLVERLGLGDLLKRYPEQLSGGQQQRVAVGRALASRPGLLLADEPTGNLDEATSDEVLQLLLDLLRDSPTSLLMVTHSPRIAARLDQQVVLHRGRVVPASGA; this comes from the coding sequence ATGTTGCAGGTGCACGGTGTGTTTAAAAGCTACGCCACTCCCCAGGGGCCGTTGGCGGTGTTGGCCGGTGTGGATCTGCACCTGGCCGAGCGCGGCAGCCTGGCGTTGATGGGTGAGTCGGGCAGCGGCAAGAGCACCCTGTTGCACCTGGTGGCGGGGCTGGATCGGGTGGATGGCGGCAGCATCCAGGTCGGTGAGCAACGCCTCGACGCACTCAGCGAAACGCAACTGGCCCATTGGCGGCGTACGCAAATCGGCCTGGTGTTCCAGCAGTTCAACCTGATCGGCAGTTTGCGGGTCGAGGACAACCTGGCGTTCCAGGCGCGGCTGGCGGGCCGGTTTGACCGGCAATGGCAGGCGCAGTTGGTGGAGCGCCTGGGCCTGGGCGATCTGCTCAAGCGCTACCCGGAGCAACTCTCCGGCGGCCAGCAGCAACGGGTGGCCGTGGGCCGCGCACTGGCGTCGCGCCCCGGCCTGTTATTGGCCGACGAGCCCACCGGCAACCTTGACGAAGCCACCAGCGACGAGGTGCTGCAATTGCTGCTGGACCTGCTGCGCGACAGCCCCACCAGCCTGTTGATGGTCACCCACAGCCCGCGCATCGCCGCGCGGCTGGACCAGCAGGTGGTGCTGCACCGCGGCCGTGTCGTCCCCGCGAGCGGCGCGTGA
- the pmrG gene encoding lipopolysaccharide core heptose(II)-phosphate phosphatase PmrG, with protein sequence MVNLTLTKPRSRWAFIKRLQRLWLGTAVVGLLLAGNLLWHASPTDLGIGKRLLTSHVLPLWRDGDLIVLVRHEERCDRSANPCLGPVEGLTINGSQQAQNLGNAFRALGMDGSDVLASPAIRTAQTLRFMFGKNELTSGQQAVCGAAMGEELLSHKTPGRNLVFVTHSGCIADFESTLGFPHATFPQYGSALFVQVLPNGTFKPLGIVNNPDWPAALKHL encoded by the coding sequence GTGGTTAACCTTACCTTGACCAAACCGCGTTCGCGATGGGCCTTTATCAAGCGCCTGCAACGACTGTGGCTAGGGACCGCCGTGGTGGGCTTGCTGCTCGCCGGCAACCTGCTCTGGCACGCTTCGCCAACGGACTTGGGCATCGGCAAGCGCCTGCTGACATCTCACGTGCTGCCCCTGTGGCGTGACGGCGACCTGATCGTGCTGGTGCGTCATGAAGAACGCTGCGACCGCTCGGCCAACCCTTGCCTTGGACCTGTTGAAGGCCTGACCATCAACGGCAGCCAGCAGGCGCAAAACCTGGGAAATGCCTTTAGAGCACTGGGCATGGACGGTAGCGACGTACTCGCCAGCCCGGCCATCCGCACCGCCCAGACCTTGCGTTTCATGTTCGGCAAAAACGAGCTGACCTCCGGCCAGCAAGCCGTCTGTGGCGCGGCCATGGGCGAAGAACTGCTGAGCCACAAAACCCCGGGGCGCAACCTGGTTTTCGTCACGCACAGCGGCTGCATTGCCGACTTCGAAAGCACCCTGGGCTTTCCCCACGCCACGTTCCCCCAGTACGGCAGCGCCTTGTTCGTGCAGGTGTTGCCCAACGGCACGTTCAAGCCGTTGGGTATCGTCAACAACCCGGACTGGCCGGCCGCACTGAAGCATCTCTAG
- a CDS encoding HAD family hydrolase, with amino-acid sequence MGLTDYRALLIDCDEVLVDRDSGVWAALQPLLDNRGGQPSREQVLAEFNDVVATFYPRFAELGFSGVLCFAHRQLAETWGQHASWEEGMSFARSAGNWSLFEDAPGAMLYLRKFYRLLVRGDRDAQDRGVLCERLGIAPEDFISLAEDPQWLNRQGAEVQPTLHITRPSVGTQVALDRCLIGRHRARQPSPCAADYCINSMADLVAQHQLSLRR; translated from the coding sequence ATGGGGCTGACAGATTATCGAGCGCTGCTGATCGATTGCGATGAAGTGCTGGTGGACCGCGACTCGGGGGTTTGGGCGGCCTTGCAACCGCTGCTCGACAACCGTGGCGGGCAGCCCTCCAGGGAACAGGTGCTGGCCGAATTCAACGACGTGGTGGCCACGTTCTATCCGCGCTTCGCCGAGCTGGGCTTCAGTGGCGTGTTGTGTTTCGCCCATCGCCAACTCGCCGAGACGTGGGGGCAGCACGCCAGTTGGGAGGAGGGCATGAGCTTTGCCCGTTCGGCGGGCAACTGGTCATTGTTCGAGGATGCGCCGGGGGCGATGTTGTACTTGCGCAAGTTCTACCGCCTGTTGGTCCGCGGCGACCGCGATGCGCAAGACCGCGGCGTGTTGTGCGAGCGGCTCGGGATTGCACCGGAAGACTTCATTTCCCTGGCCGAGGACCCACAATGGCTCAATCGCCAAGGCGCCGAGGTGCAACCGACGTTGCATATCACTCGACCATCGGTCGGCACTCAGGTGGCGCTGGACCGCTGCCTGATCGGCCGCCACCGCGCCCGGCAGCCTTCGCCGTGCGCGGCGGACTACTGCATCAACAGCATGGCGGATCTGGTGGCGCAGCATCAGCTGTCTTTACGGCGCTGA
- a CDS encoding pyridoxamine 5'-phosphate oxidase family protein encodes MNPIEQTPWHAGERQMQAAVGVADRMAMIGPKVIRDHLPEQHRDFYPLLPYLMLGVVDEQGIPWATMIEGAPGFAHSPDPLTLQIDSLPSAGDPARNALQPGASVGLLGIDLNTRRRNRMNGRIGALDHEGFSVDVVQTFGNCPKYIQLRPVDAVARKPGTLVERLNGLDEAAQALIRNADTFFVASYIEAHGQRSVDVSHRGGNTGFVRVEGNVLTIPDFAGNLFFNTLGNLRVNPVAGLLFIDFASGDVLQLSGRTSLILDGPQVALFEGAQRVWTVTVEHTVRRPAALALRWVFAEFSPFSLGMGRW; translated from the coding sequence ATGAACCCGATCGAACAAACCCCCTGGCATGCCGGCGAACGGCAGATGCAAGCAGCGGTTGGCGTGGCCGACCGGATGGCGATGATCGGGCCCAAGGTCATTCGCGATCACTTGCCGGAACAACATCGGGATTTCTATCCCTTGTTGCCGTACCTGATGCTGGGGGTGGTGGACGAGCAGGGCATTCCTTGGGCGACGATGATTGAAGGCGCACCAGGCTTCGCCCACTCGCCGGACCCACTGACGTTGCAGATCGACAGCCTGCCGTCGGCAGGCGATCCGGCGCGTAACGCCCTGCAGCCTGGCGCATCGGTCGGCTTGCTGGGCATCGACCTCAACACCCGCCGCCGCAACCGCATGAACGGGCGTATCGGCGCGCTCGATCATGAGGGCTTTTCGGTCGACGTGGTGCAGACCTTCGGCAACTGCCCCAAGTACATCCAACTGCGGCCAGTCGACGCCGTCGCCCGCAAACCCGGCACCCTGGTCGAACGCTTGAACGGGCTCGACGAAGCGGCACAGGCCTTGATCCGCAACGCCGACACCTTCTTCGTCGCCAGCTACATCGAGGCCCATGGCCAGCGCTCGGTGGACGTTTCTCACCGAGGCGGCAACACCGGCTTTGTGCGGGTCGAAGGCAACGTACTGACCATCCCCGACTTCGCCGGCAACCTGTTCTTCAACACCTTGGGTAATTTGCGGGTAAACCCGGTGGCGGGGTTGTTGTTCATCGATTTTGCATCGGGCGATGTGCTGCAGCTGTCCGGACGCACATCGTTGATCCTCGACGGCCCGCAAGTGGCGCTGTTCGAGGGCGCCCAACGCGTGTGGACGGTAACTGTGGAACACACAGTCCGGCGCCCGGCGGCGTTGGCGTTGAGGTGGGTGTTTGCGGAGTTTTCGCCGTTCAGTCTGGGGATGGGGCGTTGGTAG
- the gabT gene encoding 4-aminobutyrate--2-oxoglutarate transaminase — protein MNSKVDETPHLLRQREQFVPRGLVTAHPLVIDRAQGAELWDVDGKRYLDFVGGIGVLNIGHNHPKVVAAVQAQLQKVSHACFQVVAYQPYLDLAQRLCEMIGGQEAYKAAFFTSGAEAVENAVKIARAHTNRSAVIAFRGGFHGRTLLGTTLTGMSQPYKQNFGPFAPEVFHTPYPNAYRGVTSDVALKALDELLATQVAPERVAAILIEPVQGDGGFLAAPPEFLQALRALADKHGIVLILDEIQTGFGRTGTWFGFQHAGIQPDLVTVAKSLAGGLPLSGVVGKAQIMDAPLPGGLGGTYGGNALACAAALAVIDAFEQEQLLARSQVLGERLRQGLLGLQARYPAIGDVRGTGFMLAIELIKNDPARTPDADLNQQVIDAARAGGLLVIKCGVYRNVLRFLAPLVTTEAQVDEALQMLDAALARVLN, from the coding sequence CCCCTCATTTGCTCCGTCAGCGCGAGCAGTTTGTGCCGCGTGGTCTGGTCACCGCGCACCCGCTGGTGATCGACCGCGCCCAGGGCGCCGAGCTGTGGGATGTGGATGGCAAGCGTTATCTGGATTTCGTCGGCGGCATTGGCGTGCTCAATATCGGCCATAACCACCCCAAGGTCGTCGCTGCCGTGCAAGCCCAGTTGCAGAAGGTGTCCCACGCCTGTTTCCAGGTGGTGGCCTACCAGCCTTACCTCGATCTGGCCCAGCGCCTGTGCGAAATGATCGGCGGGCAAGAGGCCTATAAAGCGGCGTTCTTTACCTCGGGTGCCGAGGCGGTGGAAAACGCGGTGAAGATCGCCCGCGCCCATACCAATCGTTCGGCGGTCATCGCCTTTCGCGGTGGGTTCCACGGCCGTACCTTGCTGGGCACCACGCTCACGGGCATGAGCCAACCCTACAAACAGAACTTCGGGCCGTTTGCGCCGGAAGTGTTCCACACGCCTTACCCGAACGCGTATCGCGGCGTGACCAGCGATGTCGCACTCAAGGCCCTCGATGAATTGCTGGCGACCCAAGTGGCGCCGGAACGCGTGGCGGCGATCCTCATCGAGCCGGTGCAGGGCGATGGCGGTTTCCTCGCCGCGCCGCCGGAGTTTCTCCAGGCGTTGCGCGCGTTGGCGGACAAGCACGGCATCGTGTTGATCCTCGACGAGATCCAGACCGGCTTCGGTCGCACCGGCACCTGGTTCGGTTTTCAGCACGCCGGCATCCAGCCCGACCTGGTCACCGTGGCCAAAAGCCTGGCTGGGGGCTTGCCGTTGTCCGGGGTGGTCGGCAAGGCGCAGATCATGGACGCACCGCTGCCCGGCGGTCTCGGTGGCACCTATGGCGGCAATGCCTTGGCCTGCGCGGCGGCGCTGGCGGTGATCGATGCGTTCGAACAAGAGCAATTGCTGGCGCGCAGCCAGGTGCTGGGCGAACGCCTGCGCCAGGGCCTGCTCGGTTTGCAGGCGCGCTATCCGGCTATCGGCGACGTACGCGGTACCGGTTTCATGCTCGCCATCGAATTGATCAAGAATGACCCGGCGCGCACCCCGGATGCCGACCTCAACCAACAGGTGATCGATGCCGCCCGCGCCGGTGGCTTGCTGGTGATCAAATGCGGTGTGTACCGCAACGTGCTGCGCTTCCTCGCGCCGCTGGTGACCACTGAAGCTCAGGTTGACGAAGCGTTGCAGATGCTCGACGCGGCCTTGGCACGGGTCTTGAACTGA
- the arnT gene encoding lipid IV(A) 4-amino-4-deoxy-L-arabinosyltransferase has translation MTRLPPLPILLLAFAAFYLLPLGLHGLWTPDETRYAQISQEMLQSGNWIAPHFMGIRYFEKPAGGYWLIALGQAVFGQNLFGVRIASAVTTGLSVLLAYLIARRLWNDPRKSFACALLYLSFGLVAGQAGYSNLDPPFTLWVNLSLVALWFALDSATLRGRLGAWAVVGLACAMGLLTKGFLAWVLPVLIAVPYMLWQRRLGELLRHGPLAVLVAVLVSLPWMLAVHLQEPDFWRFFFWNEHIRRFSADNAQHVRPWWFFLPIIAVSCLPWAGLLPATLRKAWQEKRHPAILFLSLWLLLPLGLFSLSNGKLPTYIMPCLLPLALLMGHTLVDLISSGRARTICLNGLLNFVIGLVAMIGLIYLQIARPLYSNSHAEMFSLSLAFIVLLGWVLSNLLQAFRPLTLWAMPALGIGLLVILLPASMPGWIANNEMPDQFVLEHLQELQQTNALLSNELGSASALAWRLQRPEVTLYDTEGELRYGLQYAGAVHRKVELEQVQAWLNEARQHGSVGVLMRVSSTSEMREAGQLPPGGKRYYKGCLELILYPRLPVKNAGLIN, from the coding sequence ATGACTCGATTACCCCCCCTGCCGATCCTGTTGCTGGCCTTTGCCGCGTTTTACCTGCTGCCCCTGGGCCTGCACGGTTTATGGACGCCCGACGAAACCCGCTACGCCCAGATCAGCCAGGAGATGCTCCAGAGCGGCAACTGGATAGCGCCGCATTTCATGGGTATCCGCTACTTCGAAAAACCCGCCGGCGGCTACTGGTTGATCGCCCTGGGCCAGGCGGTGTTCGGCCAGAACCTGTTCGGTGTACGCATCGCCTCCGCCGTGACGACCGGTCTGAGCGTGCTGCTCGCCTACCTGATCGCTCGCCGGTTGTGGAATGACCCACGCAAAAGCTTTGCCTGCGCCCTGCTCTACCTGAGTTTCGGGCTGGTTGCGGGGCAGGCGGGCTATTCCAACCTCGACCCGCCATTCACCCTCTGGGTCAACCTGAGCCTGGTGGCCCTGTGGTTTGCGCTCGACAGTGCCACACTGCGTGGCCGTCTAGGGGCCTGGGCGGTCGTGGGCCTGGCCTGCGCCATGGGTTTGCTGACCAAAGGCTTCCTGGCCTGGGTGCTGCCGGTGCTGATTGCCGTGCCTTACATGCTCTGGCAACGCCGGCTGGGCGAATTACTGCGCCATGGCCCATTGGCCGTGCTGGTGGCGGTGCTGGTAAGCCTGCCGTGGATGCTGGCGGTCCATCTCCAGGAACCGGACTTCTGGCGCTTCTTTTTCTGGAATGAACACATTCGCCGCTTCAGCGCCGACAACGCGCAACACGTGCGGCCCTGGTGGTTCTTCCTGCCGATCATCGCGGTGTCGTGCCTGCCTTGGGCAGGGCTGCTCCCCGCCACCTTGCGCAAGGCCTGGCAGGAAAAACGCCACCCCGCGATCCTCTTCCTGTCCTTATGGCTGCTATTGCCCCTGGGGTTGTTCAGCCTGAGCAACGGCAAACTGCCCACCTACATCATGCCGTGCCTGCTGCCCCTGGCATTGCTGATGGGCCATACCCTGGTCGACCTGATCAGCAGCGGCCGCGCCCGCACAATTTGCCTCAACGGCCTGCTCAACTTCGTGATTGGCCTGGTTGCCATGATCGGCCTGATCTACCTGCAAATCGCCCGGCCGCTGTACAGCAACAGCCACGCCGAGATGTTCAGCCTGTCCCTGGCGTTTATCGTCTTGCTGGGGTGGGTCCTCAGTAACCTGCTGCAAGCGTTTCGCCCGCTGACGCTGTGGGCAATGCCGGCCCTGGGCATCGGCCTGCTGGTGATACTGCTGCCGGCGAGCATGCCGGGTTGGATCGCAAACAACGAAATGCCCGACCAGTTTGTGCTTGAGCACCTGCAGGAACTGCAGCAGACCAACGCCCTGCTGAGCAATGAACTCGGCAGCGCCAGCGCCCTGGCCTGGCGCCTGCAGCGCCCGGAAGTGACGCTGTACGACACCGAGGGTGAGTTGCGCTACGGCCTGCAATACGCCGGCGCGGTGCATCGCAAAGTGGAATTGGAACAGGTTCAGGCCTGGCTCAACGAGGCGCGCCAGCACGGCTCCGTGGGTGTACTGATGCGGGTCAGCAGCACCAGTGAAATGCGCGAGGCAGGGCAACTGCCGCCTGGGGGCAAGCGATACTACAAAGGCTGTCTGGAACTGATCCTGTATCCGCGGTTACCCGTCAAGAACGCAGGACTGATCAACTGA
- a CDS encoding DUF1835 domain-containing protein, whose amino-acid sequence MSRDFNTNGRLNLEQQRKRAKELLPRLKAQDPNATLSQAQWEIAKQLGFNSWPKLKAHVDAIDFASRHPDFAASDEARTTHWRCGNDIARSLQVAGFKGQFQMLSDPLCMGPVRDVPDDEFRAMRSAFISQAFAIDPAQVARRVADEYDQLATLGTAEHSVLWCEADAYDQLFLIRALAGLAQTPRKLELIEVDRIPGVERFIGIGQLAPDVLAWLWPQRRLIDDDAVQLAKQAWSAYCAPSPEALAKLAHGAHAALPLLAPALLRQLQELPGIRDGLSLTERLALTYIAEAGPVPFGRVFAELMSKLEPLPFLGDMMFHALLRPLIDGEQPLLTETETHQDWPQRPLALTPLGHGVLKAQAYWPDHASHERWVGGTCIKPGEPHWTVDANNRPVRRTQPSAT is encoded by the coding sequence ATGTCCCGTGACTTCAACACCAATGGCCGCCTCAACCTGGAGCAGCAGCGCAAGCGCGCCAAGGAACTGTTGCCGCGCCTCAAAGCCCAGGACCCGAACGCCACCCTGTCCCAGGCTCAGTGGGAAATTGCCAAACAGCTGGGTTTCAACAGTTGGCCCAAGCTCAAGGCGCATGTGGATGCCATCGACTTCGCCAGCCGCCACCCCGACTTCGCAGCCAGCGATGAAGCCCGCACCACGCACTGGCGCTGCGGCAATGACATTGCCCGCAGCCTGCAAGTAGCCGGGTTCAAGGGGCAATTCCAGATGCTCAGCGACCCGCTGTGCATGGGCCCGGTTCGCGACGTGCCAGACGACGAATTCCGCGCCATGCGCAGCGCCTTTATCAGCCAGGCATTTGCCATCGACCCAGCGCAGGTAGCTCGCCGCGTCGCCGACGAATACGACCAGCTCGCCACCTTGGGCACCGCCGAGCACAGCGTGTTGTGGTGCGAAGCGGATGCCTACGACCAACTGTTCCTGATTCGCGCGCTCGCGGGCCTGGCGCAGACGCCGCGCAAGCTGGAGCTGATCGAAGTCGACCGTATCCCGGGGGTCGAACGCTTTATCGGCATCGGCCAACTGGCCCCTGATGTGCTGGCCTGGCTCTGGCCGCAGCGACGCCTGATCGATGACGACGCGGTGCAATTGGCCAAACAGGCCTGGTCGGCGTATTGCGCACCGTCACCCGAGGCCTTGGCCAAGCTGGCCCATGGCGCCCACGCCGCCCTGCCTTTGCTGGCGCCTGCGCTGTTGCGCCAGTTGCAGGAATTGCCGGGTATCCGGGATGGCTTATCGCTGACCGAACGCCTGGCCCTGACCTACATTGCCGAAGCCGGGCCGGTACCCTTCGGCCGGGTGTTCGCCGAATTGATGAGTAAGCTCGAGCCGCTGCCCTTCCTGGGGGACATGATGTTTCATGCGCTGTTGCGGCCGTTGATCGACGGCGAGCAACCGTTGCTCACCGAAACCGAGACGCACCAGGACTGGCCACAACGCCCGCTGGCACTGACCCCGTTGGGCCACGGGGTCCTCAAGGCACAGGCCTATTGGCCCGACCATGCTTCGCACGAGCGTTGGGTGGGCGGCACCTGCATCAAGCCCGGCGAACCTCATTGGACGGTGGATGCAAACAATCGTCCGGTGCGGCGTACCCAACCTTCAGCCACATAA